CGGCCGAGCGCGGGGAGACGGTCGTCGGCTACGGCGCCCCGGGCAAGGGCAACACCCTGCTCAACCACTGCGGCATCCGGCCCGACCTGCTCCCGTACACGGTCGACCGGAACCCCTACAAGCACGGCAGGTTCACCCCGGGCACCCGCATCCCGATCCTGCCACCCGAGCAGATCGCCACCGACCGGCCGGACTACGTCCTCGTCCTCCCGTGGAACCTGCGGGACGAGCTGGTCGAGCAGTTGTCCTTCGTGCACGCCTGGGGCGGCCGGCTGGTCTTCCCCGTCCCGGAACTCAGCATTGTCGAGGTCAAGCCGTGAAGGTCGTCCTGTTCTGCGGCGGTTACGGGCTGCGGATGCGCAGCGGAGCCTCCGACGACGTGCCCAAGCCGATGGCGATGGTCGGGCCGCGGCCGCTGATCTGGCACGTCATGCGCTACTACGCGTACTTCGGGCACACCGAGTTCATCCTGTGCCTCGGGTACGGGGCCCACCACATCAAGGACTTCTTCCTCAACTACGAGGAGACGACCTCCAACGACTTCGTGCTGCGGGGCGGGCGGACCGAGCTGCTGTCCACCGACATCGCCTCCTGGACGATCACGTTCGCGCAGACCGGCATCGAGTCGCCGATCGGGGAGCGGCTGCGCCGGGTGCGCCACCACCTGGACGGCGACGAGATGTTCCTCGCCAACTACGCCGACGTGCTCACCGACGCCCCGTTGCCGGCGATGATCGACGCGTTCGCCCGGCGCGACGTCGGTGCGTCGATGATGGTGGTGCCGCCGCAGTCCTCGTTCCACTGCGTGGACCTCGGCGAGGACGGCCTGGTGGGGGGCATCACCGCGGTGAGCGAGCTGCCGCTGTGGGAGAACGGCGGCTACTTCGTGCTCCGCCAGGAGGTCTTCGACCACATCCCGGAGAACGGCGACCTGGTCGCCGACGGATGCGCCGGACTGGCCAAGCACGGCCGGCTGGTGGCGCACCGGCACCGCGGCTTCTGGAAGCCGACCGACACCGTGAAGGAACGGGCCGCGCTCGACGACGCCTACGCCCGGGGCGACCGCCCGTGGGCCGTCTGGGAACGGGACGGCGCGGGCGCGACCGGCAGCGGCGACAACCTCGTGGCGAGGACCGGGTGATCCGGCTCGGCGCCGGGCGCCCGAGGAGGATCGTCGCGGTGGGGGCGCACTGCGACGACATCGCCATCGGCGCCGGCGGCACGCTGCTGACGATGTGCCTCGCGCGCCCGGGCCTCAGGGTCGACGCGCTGGTGCTCTCCGGCGGCGGCGGCGAGCGGGAGCTGGAGGAGCGGGACGCGCTCGCCGCCTTCTGTCCGGACGCCGACCTGCGCCTGACCGTGCTCAAGCTGCCGGACGGCCGGCTGCCCGCGCACTGGGACGAGGCCAAGGTCTCGGTCGAGGAACTGCGCGGACGGACCGAGCCGGACCTGGTCCTCGCACCGCGCACCGAGGACGCGCACCAGGACCACCGCGGACTGGCGCGGCTGGTGACCACCGCGTTCCGCGACCACCTCGTGCTCGGCTACGAGATCGTCAAGTGGGACGGCGACCTCGGCCGTCCGACGGCGTACCAGCCGCTGTCCCCGGCGATCGCCGAGGAGAAGGTGCGGCTGTTGCAGGAGCAGTACCCCTCGCAACGGCGCCGGCCCTGGTACGACCGGGAGGCCTTCCTCGGGCTGGCCCGGATCCGCGGCATCGAATGCCACGCGCGCTACGCCGAGGCGTTCGCCGTCACCAAACTCGTTCTCGATCTGGAGGGATGAACCTTGCGCGTACTGCTGACCGGTCACCAGGGCTACCTCGGCACCGTGATGGCCCCGGTCCTCAGCTCCGCCGGGCACGAGGTCGTGGGGCTGGACGCCGGCCTGTTCGCGGACTGCGTCCTCGGCCCGGCGCCCGCGGACCCGCCGGGGCACCGGGTGGACCTGCGCGACGTCACGGCCGACCACGTGGCCGGGGTGGACGCCGTGATCCACCTGGCCGCGCTGTCCAACGACCCGCTGGGCTCGCTGGCGCCGGATCTCACCTACGACATCAACCACCACGCCTCCGTACGGCTGGCCCGGCTGGCACGCGACGCCGGAGTGCGGCGCTTCCTGTACGCGTCGACCTGCTCGGTCTACGGTGCCGCCGGCGGCGACGGCCTGGTCACCGAGGACGCCCCGCTGCGCCCGGTGACGCCGTACGCGGAGTCCAAGGTGCGGGTGGAGGACGACCTGCACGCGCTGGCCGACCGCGACTTCAGCCCGGTGTACCTGCGCAACGCCACCGCCTTCGGCTACTCGCCCCGACTGCGCGCCGACATCGTGCTGA
This genomic window from Streptomyces sp. TLI_235 contains:
- a CDS encoding nucleoside-diphosphate-sugar epimerase, with translation MRVLLTGHQGYLGTVMAPVLSSAGHEVVGLDAGLFADCVLGPAPADPPGHRVDLRDVTADHVAGVDAVIHLAALSNDPLGSLAPDLTYDINHHASVRLARLARDAGVRRFLYASTCSVYGAAGGDGLVTEDAPLRPVTPYAESKVRVEDDLHALADRDFSPVYLRNATAFGYSPRLRADIVLNNLVGHALLSGEVLVLSDGTPWRPLVHAADIARAFAAALVAPREAVHDRAFNIGSETNNVTVGEIAEQVAEAVSGAKVVITGENGADPRSYRVDFSRFRAALPGFDCEWTVKRGALELADAYRQFGLSRDGFERRFTRLAVLRAASDAGTVDDTLRWRR
- a CDS encoding LmbE family N-acetylglucosaminyl deacetylase (manually curated), encoding MIRLGAGRPRRIVAVGAHCDDIAIGAGGTLLTMCLARPGLRVDALVLSGGGGERELEERDALAAFCPDADLRLTVLKLPDGRLPAHWDEAKVSVEELRGRTEPDLVLAPRTEDAHQDHRGLARLVTTAFRDHLVLGYEIVKWDGDLGRPTAYQPLSPAIAEEKVRLLQEQYPSQRRRPWYDREAFLGLARIRGIECHARYAEAFAVTKLVLDLEG
- a CDS encoding glucose-1-phosphate cytidylyltransferase, whose protein sequence is MKVVLFCGGYGLRMRSGASDDVPKPMAMVGPRPLIWHVMRYYAYFGHTEFILCLGYGAHHIKDFFLNYEETTSNDFVLRGGRTELLSTDIASWTITFAQTGIESPIGERLRRVRHHLDGDEMFLANYADVLTDAPLPAMIDAFARRDVGASMMVVPPQSSFHCVDLGEDGLVGGITAVSELPLWENGGYFVLRQEVFDHIPENGDLVADGCAGLAKHGRLVAHRHRGFWKPTDTVKERAALDDAYARGDRPWAVWERDGAGATGSGDNLVARTG